The genomic interval GTAATTGACGACGATAAACAAGTAGTTAGCAATATAGAGAAACACATCAAAGCAGAGGGTTATACACCTCGTAAAATGATGAATTATTTATTGAAAAAGAACAAGAATACGAAAAAATACGTACGAAAACGCGGTGAAATAATCATCGAATAAAGAACGTTATCGTTAACAAGTTATTTAAAATCGCGCGAACATCCATTTTCTATGAAACTCTGCGTCATAGGCACAGGATATGCCGGCATAGTCAATGCAGTTGGGTTTGCCGCGCTTGGAAACGATGTTTTATGCGTTGATATTGATGAAAAAAAAGTCGCGCTGATAAATTCCGGAAAGTCGCCGATTTTTGAGCCCGAGCTTGAGGAAAAGCTTGTCGCAGCGTTTAAACAGAAAAAAATACACGCGACAACAGACCTAAGCGCAGGTATAAAGGATGCTGAAATTATTTTTGTCTCTGTGGGCACGCCGTCAAAAGACGACGGAAGCATAGACCTTAAATACATCGAATCTTCGGCAAAAAGTCTTGGAAGCGCGATGAAAAACAGAAGCTACTGCGTAATCATCATGAAGAGCACAGTTGTTCCCGGAACAACCGAAGGCGCGTTTCTTAAAATTCTTGAGGAAGAATCCGGCAAAAAAGCAGGCAAGAGTTTTGGGCTTTCAATGTGCCCGGAATTTTTGCGCGAGGGCCACGCAGTTTATGATTTTTTCAATCCGGACCGCGTTGTAATCGGAGTATCTGATAAAAAAGCCGAAGCACTTGTTGTTGAGTTGCATAATCCGCTGAAATCAAAAACCTTGATTACTGATATCAAGACCGCGGAAATGATAAAATACGCATCAAACGCATTTCTTGCTGTGAAAGTTTCGTTTTCAAACGAAATCGGAAATATTTGCAAAAAACTCGGGATAGATGTTTATGATGTGATGAAAGGTGTTGGCATGGACGCGCGCATTTCTCCTCATTTTCTTAATGCCGGCGCAGGATTCGGGGGGTCATGCTTTCCAAAAGACGTAAAGGCGCTTGTTGCAAAATCAAAAGAGCTTGGATATGAGCCGAAACTTCTTGACAGCGCGCTTGAATTAAACAAGACTCAGCCGCTAAAACTCATCGAGCTTTTGAAAAAGCATCTGAAGAATTTGCGAGGCCAGAAAATAACAATACTCGGCCTTGCGTTTAAGCCAGAAACAGATGACATCCGCGAGGCTCCGTCATTGAAAATAATTTTTGAGATGATAAAAGAAGGTGCAGATGTGATTGTATACGATCCAGTTGCCAAAAACAACGTCCGTCAGATTTTTGGCGACAAGATAAAATATGCCGAAACTTTGAAAGACGCGCTTGATTTCTCAAAACATATTCTTATTGTTACAGAATGGAACGAATTTCGTGATGAAAAATTATATCGCGGCAAGATTGTTATTGACGGAAGAAAGGCCCTGAACAAAAAGACTGGCGGAGATTATGAAGGCCTTTGCTGGTGATTTTATTTTGATTGAGAAATACGCGCAAGTTTGGGATTTGGCGCTTCCATACCTTGAAGCTGGAAAGAAAAAAGATTTTGTTCTGCACACAAAATGCGTTATCAAATCAATGCAGATGCTGCTTGAAAATGAAAAAGGCGATGCGGATATTCTGATGCCTGCGGCAATTCTTCACGACACGGGCTGGTCAAAGGTTCCTGCAGCTCTTCAAAAAAGCCTTGACAAAGCCGAAGCAAAAAAGGCCATGCAGATGCATTTGGAATGCGGCGCGTTAATAGCCGAAGAACTTTTGGCAAAACTTAATTATGGTAAGGACAAAATAAAGCGTATTGCTGCCATTGTTTTTGCGCATAAGTTTCAAAGCCCGCAAGACTCTGAAAAGCAGATAATGATTGATGCGGATAACCTTACTGATGTTTTTTATGAACAATTTTATGGTGATTGCAAAGACTATAAATTGACGCCGGAAGAGCTTTTTAATATACGAAAGAACAATACGTACTATACAAAAACTGCGCGCAAAATATTTGCATCTGAATTGGATGCGCGAAAAAAAGAAATTTGGAATTGATTGTATGAAAGTTTCCATAATCGGCGCAGGAAGGCTTGGCAGCTTAATCGGCTTTTTGATAGCTGACAGAGGGCTTGCGGATGAAATTGTTTTTGTCGATATAAACAAAGCCGGAGCAGAAGGGCAGGCACTTGACATAAATCACGCATTCCTAAAATCCGGCAAAGCGCCGAAAATTTCAGCAGGAGATTATTCAGCAACGTCTGGTTCTAACATAGTTATAATTACTGCAGGAAAGCCGCGCACCGCGGCAATGACCTCACGCGCCGAGCTTCTGGCAGACAATGCAAAAATCATCAAAGGAATTGCTGACGAGATAAAAGCGCATAGCAAAGGCGCGATTTTAATCACAACAACGAATCCCATAGATGCCATCAACTACGTTCTTTGGAAAGAAACCGGATTTGCGCGCGAGAAAATCATAGGTTTCGGAGGGCTTTTAGATTCATCGAGGTTTAAGGCAATGGTGTCGGAAGAGCTTAACATTCCTGCAAATTCGATAGTATGTGAAGTTTTAGGAGAGCACGGCGAGAACATGACGCCGCTTTTCAGCAGGATGACTATTGATGGAAAATCAACCGCGCTTTCAAGCGAACAGACGGAAAAAATTAGAATCCAACTTCTTGGCACAGCAAAAACAGTGATAGAAAAAAAAGGCGCTACAGAATACGGACCGACAAGCCAGCTTTTGCGCATTGTCGATGCAATTGTAAATAATAAAAAAGAGGTTCTTTTGTGCTCCTGTGTTTTGCAAGGCGAATACGGGTTGAGCGATGTTTCAATAGGCGCGCCGGCAGTAATCGGTGCGCGCGGCATAGAAAAAATTGAAGTTTGGCAGATTGATTCTGACGAACTGGAAAGATTAAGGCGCGCAGGAGAAAAAATCAAAGCGGATGTTGGCGCGGCGATGAAGTGAATTGCAGTCGATTGAGTTTAACGTTTTGCGGATGAAAGAAGTTTTCGAAGGAAATTTGGGCGGGGTGAAACGAAGCCTTTTAGCTGCTGTTAAGTGAATGTATGGCGCAAGGCAGTTCAATAATAAAACAATAAGTTTAAACCAATATCAACATGAATGTCAAAGATAAAAAATTATTGGAATAATGTGATAACAGACTTCCTTTAAATTGATATTTCTTGTAGACTAACCCAAAAACGATACCTATTAACATCATGTCAATTGCTTTAAGTATGCCCCACCCAAATAAAATGTGCCAAAAACCAAATAGAGTACTTGAAATAAACAATCCTAATCTAAACCGTTCATTTAAAATAAACCAATTAAGTAATCCTCTTCTAAAAATTACTTCCTCAAAAAAGGGTGCAAAAATACCCACATACAAAATTTTAACGAGAGGAGATTGACTTAACCACCAAGAACCTTTACCAACCGTTAGTGCTATAGTGGCAGGATATAAATAAAAAATTAATTTCAAAAGATGATAATTGATTAAATAAAGAGAAAAACCAATCAAAATCGGGCAGAATAATCTACCATGTTTATTATCTATAAAACTATTATCTATAAAACTGTTTAATTTTGAGAAAGTTATACGGGACATAGTATATTTTTTAAATCAAATAATTTAAAGTTTCCTTCTGAGTCCAACTGAGTAATATTTCACTTAACTCCGAGGTTTAAAGAACTTCGCGAAGCGAAATTGGACGGAGAAACCTGTAATGTTTCGGAGCCGTTAAAGCGCCGAGTTAGTTTCGCCCCACATGGATTGATTTTTAGCGCAGCGTTCCCGAAGAAAAAAATCAAAGTCGCGAGGGCGCTTTATGTGCGAAAAGAATTTATTTGAATGAAATCTTCGATGTTAATATTTTATTTTTGCTTTAATACCAACCAGTACCAGAAATTAACTACTATTGGAATAATGGTTATGATAATAACAAGAATAACGAACTGCCACGTCAAAGAGTTCAAGTCTGTGCCATGCTTTTTAAGTGCATAGAAGATTATTGAATCTGTTGCTGCTACAACAATAGTAACTATAATAACTAATCTTGTGAAGAGGCTCATCATATTATTAATAAGATTCTGGATTTAATAACTATGTTGTTTTTTTGGCGCCCTCTCGATTTGGAGTAAATTCCGCTTTTCGCGCCATTAGTGGATAAAAGCGGAATCCCGCAGAGAAGTGGCGATTATTACGCGCTTAAAAGAACCAGCTCTTGCTGCGCAATTAAATTATAAAGAAAAATTGGCGATGCGAGAAGAACATCAATTAATTCCCGCACCGAGAGTATTTCATGTCCCTGTTTACGTCTGTCTTAATCAAAATCGTCTTGGAGCCTTCATAGGCGATCGCGTATGAAATTCGATCATTTTGTTAATCCTTTTGACCTCTTTCCAGTTGCCGCGTAAAGCCATTTGAGCTTTCATTTCCTTTAGTGTTAATACGTCCATATCTATCACCTATATTGTTTTAAGGTTTTATGCCGCTTGAAACAAACACGAACCCGTGGAGTTTAAACCGTTTAACCTACCTTACAGTATTTGTTTCATCTCCTAAAACAACTGCAATTAAAGAACTCCCCTTTGCAACCGTTTGTCTTCCATATCTATGGATGAGGTGGTATATAAATCTATCGTAGTCTACTGCTATCGAAATCTAAAAAATCAGAGCGCGAAAAGCAATTTTTTACGACAGTTGTTGATTTTTTAGCTGTTAAAGAACCGCAAAGCGCTGAATTTTTGTTTTTTATCTCCGTTTTCATCAAATTCTTCGTCTTCTGAATCGTCTTTCGGTTTGTTTTCTTCTAATTCCGCATTATTTGGCGCAACATTAGTAATTTCTTCAGTCATTACACTTGCCGCATATTCTACAAAGTCATCCTTCTCAGCGGGTTCAAAAGGTCGTGCACCGGGCGCGCTATATGTGGGCGCGACATTTCTTGCGACTGGTTTTGTTTCCTCGAAAGAATTTGGCGCAGCTGTGACATACTCAGCCTCTGTTTTTCGTGTTTTGTATTGCAGTACTTCATCCCGGGGGGCATAAATTGCTTCGCGCTGACGTGTTTTTGGCTTTTTGCCGTGTTTCATCCAATAGACTGCAAAAAAGCATGCCAACGACACACCCAAAAAGAATTCCCACATGTTTTATTAATTGTTCGCAGGTATTTATAAGATATGTTGGAACCGCATAAACTCAAGCAGTATGATATAATAATCGCCGGTGCAGGCCCGGTAGGCGCGCATCTTGCATATCTTCTTTCAAAAAAAGGGCTTTCTGTTCTTGTTCTTGAGAAAAAGCGCGCGCCAGGAAAATCAGCTTGTTCAGGACTTATCAGCTTGCGACTAAAAAAACTTATTCCACTCGATAATTCGTTTGTTGAGCATCTGATCTATGGCGCGACATTCCACTCAAAAAACACATATTTGACAGTTGAAAAAAAGAAGCCGGTGGCATATGTAATAAATCGCGTTCTTTTTGACCGGCATATGATTATGCTGGCAGAAAAGACGGGCGCAAAAATTGTACTCGGCGAGCCGTTTGAATCATACTCTATTAAAGAAAATCGCATTGTTGTGAATGAAAAATATCGTGCTGAAATGCTTGTTGGAGCAGATGGCGCGGCAAGCGCGGTGCGCAGGCTTTCAGGGCTCAAAGGCAAATTATGTTTGATTAACGGCATTATTTCAATATTTAGTGAGCCATCGATTTATAGAACCGTCGATGTTTTTTACGGAAAATCGATAGCTCCAGGCTTTTTTGCTTGGAGAATTCCGCGCGGGAAATCTATAGAGTATGGACTTGCCTCTAATAAAAACCATATCGCATATTTTGAGAAATTCCTTAAGCAGCACAACCGAATGCTTGGAAAATATTACACACACCCGATAGTTTTTGGGCAAACAGAAACTGTGGGGGATCGTGTAATTTTGGTCGGCGACGCAGCGCTTCAAGTTAAGCCATTCTCCGGCGGCGGGGTGATTTATGGCTTAATGTGCGCGAAAATTGCTGATAAAGCGATAACCAATGCATTCAAAAAAGACGATTTCAGCAAAGCGTTTTTTGAAAAAAATTACGATGGACTATGGAAGGAAAAGCTTATGGAGCCCATAAAAAACGGGAAATTGGTTCGAGAGATGCTGAATTCCCTTGATGATGAAGAGCTTGACGCGTTTTTTGAGCTTGCTGCAAAGAGAAAAGATGATATAGGATCTTTTGGAGATATGGATTTTTTATAATTCTCGCAAATATATATTTTTAAGACACTGCAATAGGTATTATGGTTTCTTTTGATGTCTTTTTTTTAAGCATGATTTACATACTGACTGCAAGTTTTTGTGCGGGCGTGGCCACATACATTATGACGAAACGAATAATAATTGTTTCTAAAAATATAGGGGCCGTCGGGTATGATATACATAAAAAAAATAAGCCCGAGATCGCAGAACTCGGAGGATTTCCAGTTCTTCTTGGGTACCTTACAGGTATTTTATCATATGTGTTCGCACTTACATTTTATCTTAAAATAGATGGAGGTACAACTTCAAAAATACTTGCGGCAACACTTACCATCGTAATCATAACCCTTTTTGGATTGCTTGATGATTTGACTGCGCTTCTTCAGAAAAGAAAAATCATTGGCGGAAAAATTAATTCTGAAAAAAAGATCGGATTTAAACAAAGCACAAAATTCTTATTGCCTTTATTTGCTGCAGTTCCTCTTGCAGTTGTTAATTCCGGAGTTTCATCAATAACAATTCCTTTTTTAGGAAATGTTGATCTCGGAATTCTTTATCCTATTTTGATGATTCCGCTCGGCATTTTTGGCGCGTCAAACGCAACAAATATGCTTGCGGGCATGAATGGGCTTACAGCAGGGCTTGGAGCAGTGCTTATTTCTGCACTCGGAGTATTTGCATTTATGAATGGTGGTGTGGTGGCTGCAGCTATTGCATTTATTTTTGTTGGCGCGCTTGTCGCGTTTCTTTTTTATAACTGGTGCCCGGCAAAAATATTTCCGGGCGACAGCTTGGATTATACAATCGGTGCAGTTGCCGCATCAGTTGCAATTCTTGGTAATATAGAGCGCTTCGCAGTTATTGCATTCACACCATGGTTTGTCGAATTTTTGCTAAAGGCACGAAGCCGTTTCACAGCAGAGTCTTTTGGCGTGCTGCAAGCCGACGGAACATTAAAAGCGCCGTATGAAAAAACATATTCTCTAACGCACATTATTATGAAATCGGGCAGATTTACAGAAAAACAGGTTGTTTCAATATTGTTGGCCGTAGAGGCTGTTTTTTGCGCAATTGCGTTTGCGGTTTTTCTTTAATCGTTTATATTGATTATTCAAACAAAAACTCAAGGTTTATAAAACTACCGTATCAACGTTAGCTATGCTTTCAAAAATGGTGGACTGGAGCCTTTTGCATTATAGGAAAGGGCTTATATTTACGGCGATGTTGCTTGTTTTTGTTCTGGGTATTCTTTTTAGCACATATATGAAAACAGGCGATTTTGTCGAGCGCGGCATTGATTTTAAAGGCGGTACAGAAATTGTTGTTCCAATAACCCCAGGAATCGCCGTTGACCTGCAGAAAATACAGGCAACTGCAAGCAAAGCAGTTTCCGGCGATATAACGCTGAAAGAAACCAAAGGGTCTGCGACAATGCTTATATTCCAGAGCGATGCATCAATTACAAAAGAAAATATTATTCGCGTTCTTGATTCTGAAGGCGTTTCCTATGACTCTGGCGGAATAAGCTCGCAGGCAGTCGGAGCATCTCTTGGCACCGCATTCTGGTCTCAGGCAAAAATGGCGATAGTTGCGGCATTTTTGGTAATGGCGGGTGTTGTCTTTTACGTTTTTAAAAATCCGATACCTGCGGCCGCAGTTGTTGCTGCAGGACTTTCGGATTTTTTGTTTGCTGCAGCAATGATGGATGTTGTAGGATTGAAACTTAGCCTTGCAACCCTTGCGGCGCTGCTTATAACATTAGGGTATTCAGTGGATACTGATATATTGCTTACAACGCGTGTCCTAAAGCGCCACGAC from Nanoarchaeota archaeon carries:
- a CDS encoding UDP-glucose/GDP-mannose dehydrogenase family protein; this encodes MKLCVIGTGYAGIVNAVGFAALGNDVLCVDIDEKKVALINSGKSPIFEPELEEKLVAAFKQKKIHATTDLSAGIKDAEIIFVSVGTPSKDDGSIDLKYIESSAKSLGSAMKNRSYCVIIMKSTVVPGTTEGAFLKILEEESGKKAGKSFGLSMCPEFLREGHAVYDFFNPDRVVIGVSDKKAEALVVELHNPLKSKTLITDIKTAEMIKYASNAFLAVKVSFSNEIGNICKKLGIDVYDVMKGVGMDARISPHFLNAGAGFGGSCFPKDVKALVAKSKELGYEPKLLDSALELNKTQPLKLIELLKKHLKNLRGQKITILGLAFKPETDDIREAPSLKIIFEMIKEGADVIVYDPVAKNNVRQIFGDKIKYAETLKDALDFSKHILIVTEWNEFRDEKLYRGKIVIDGRKALNKKTGGDYEGLCW
- a CDS encoding HD domain-containing protein, whose product is MKAFAGDFILIEKYAQVWDLALPYLEAGKKKDFVLHTKCVIKSMQMLLENEKGDADILMPAAILHDTGWSKVPAALQKSLDKAEAKKAMQMHLECGALIAEELLAKLNYGKDKIKRIAAIVFAHKFQSPQDSEKQIMIDADNLTDVFYEQFYGDCKDYKLTPEELFNIRKNNTYYTKTARKIFASELDARKKEIWN
- a CDS encoding malate dehydrogenase, yielding MKVSIIGAGRLGSLIGFLIADRGLADEIVFVDINKAGAEGQALDINHAFLKSGKAPKISAGDYSATSGSNIVIITAGKPRTAAMTSRAELLADNAKIIKGIADEIKAHSKGAILITTTNPIDAINYVLWKETGFAREKIIGFGGLLDSSRFKAMVSEELNIPANSIVCEVLGEHGENMTPLFSRMTIDGKSTALSSEQTEKIRIQLLGTAKTVIEKKGATEYGPTSQLLRIVDAIVNNKKEVLLCSCVLQGEYGLSDVSIGAPAVIGARGIEKIEVWQIDSDELERLRRAGEKIKADVGAAMK
- a CDS encoding CPBP family intramembrane metalloprotease, yielding MSRITFSKLNSFIDNSFIDNKHGRLFCPILIGFSLYLINYHLLKLIFYLYPATIALTVGKGSWWLSQSPLVKILYVGIFAPFFEEVIFRRGLLNWFILNERFRLGLFISSTLFGFWHILFGWGILKAIDMMLIGIVFGLVYKKYQFKGSLLSHYSNNFLSLTFMLILV
- a CDS encoding NAD(P)/FAD-dependent oxidoreductase — translated: MLEPHKLKQYDIIIAGAGPVGAHLAYLLSKKGLSVLVLEKKRAPGKSACSGLISLRLKKLIPLDNSFVEHLIYGATFHSKNTYLTVEKKKPVAYVINRVLFDRHMIMLAEKTGAKIVLGEPFESYSIKENRIVVNEKYRAEMLVGADGAASAVRRLSGLKGKLCLINGIISIFSEPSIYRTVDVFYGKSIAPGFFAWRIPRGKSIEYGLASNKNHIAYFEKFLKQHNRMLGKYYTHPIVFGQTETVGDRVILVGDAALQVKPFSGGGVIYGLMCAKIADKAITNAFKKDDFSKAFFEKNYDGLWKEKLMEPIKNGKLVREMLNSLDDEELDAFFELAAKRKDDIGSFGDMDFL
- a CDS encoding protein translocase subunit SecF (forms a complex with SecD and YajC; SecDFyajC stimulates the proton motive force-driven protein translocation; seems to modulate the cycling of SecA by stabilizing its membrane-inserted state and appears to be required for the release of mature proteins from the extracytoplasmic side of the membrane; in some organisms, such as Bacillus subtilis, SecD is fused to SecF) yields the protein MLSKMVDWSLLHYRKGLIFTAMLLVFVLGILFSTYMKTGDFVERGIDFKGGTEIVVPITPGIAVDLQKIQATASKAVSGDITLKETKGSATMLIFQSDASITKENIIRVLDSEGVSYDSGGISSQAVGASLGTAFWSQAKMAIVAAFLVMAGVVFYVFKNPIPAAAVVAAGLSDFLFAAAMMDVVGLKLSLATLAALLITLGYSVDTDILLTTRVLKRHDEQSVDERIKSSMKTGMTMTVCAIAAMAVLYFVSTSVVLSEIALVILFGLVADIPFTWVQNVGILKLYLEKRK